One genomic region from Melioribacteraceae bacterium encodes:
- a CDS encoding YciI family protein, which translates to MRKLISIFVLFISIPLSAQKQNPDYDAGLAKKFGADDYGMKNYVFVILKTGPAVIEKKETRDSLFAGHMNNINRLVEEEKLFVAGPFGKNNLQYRGLFILNVKTIEEARELVNTDPAVAAGIFDVELIPWYGSAALSDYLKTANKITKFNP; encoded by the coding sequence ATGAGAAAACTTATTTCAATTTTCGTTTTGTTCATTTCGATACCGCTCTCTGCTCAAAAGCAGAATCCGGATTACGATGCCGGACTGGCAAAGAAATTTGGTGCTGACGATTACGGAATGAAGAATTATGTTTTCGTAATACTTAAAACGGGTCCAGCTGTTATAGAGAAAAAGGAAACAAGGGATAGTCTTTTTGCCGGCCATATGAATAATATTAATCGTCTGGTTGAAGAGGAAAAACTTTTTGTTGCCGGACCTTTCGGAAAAAACAACCTGCAATACCGGGGACTGTTCATACTGAATGTTAAAACAATTGAGGAAGCGAGGGAACTGGTTAATACCGATCCTGCTGTTGCGGCCGGTATCTTCGATGTGGAATTAATACCATGGTACGGTTCAGCAGCATTGAGCGATTATCTGAAGACCGCAAATAAAATTACTAAATTCAATCCCTGA
- a CDS encoding Na+:solute symporter translates to MVEFQFLDWFWVVLFLIITVGLGVAFYRLGKRSESDFFLAGRGLPWWLPASSVYATHTATDTPIWVTGVVYKYGIAGLWYTFFAAWCAISAFVSTRIFRRSLAYTQAEWNTIRFHGLGAEMLRGWISGWQVFMNMFILGWVGIAMGKVCNYLFGWDLWIGLVLFSSLCAIYVLAAGYWGVIMADFQQGIIAFLMILIVSAWGIMAAGGPIEIADKLTAMGEGWRMNPFAFTGWFDGEFPVAWFITMMFIAVIGGFGMGTSIDWYVEAQRIQSAKSVRDASYSIWWGTALVLTRNSVWAAAILAFYVISPNIPTQAEYELGWFRLGFEYLPVGLIGFFFAALIAIHVSTIASHLNLGAMYFTRDLYLHYFKPKATEKELVWVGRVATLILLLGSFFYGLMMEDITSWLIFALWLMAAGIWLPNILQVVWWRFNAWGYLSSWIANLGLSWLVVWILPHWDVIPPLPDYQQFWLLMLLGALVFLPVTLLTKHEPMEHLIKYYVQARPIGWWGPVKREAQKLGLLGHIEIKKEGGR, encoded by the coding sequence ATGGTTGAATTTCAATTTCTCGACTGGTTCTGGGTCGTACTCTTTCTAATTATAACGGTAGGACTCGGAGTAGCCTTCTACCGGCTCGGTAAAAGATCGGAATCAGATTTCTTTTTAGCCGGCCGCGGATTGCCGTGGTGGCTTCCCGCATCATCCGTTTATGCTACACATACTGCGACCGACACACCAATATGGGTAACCGGAGTCGTTTACAAGTATGGAATTGCCGGATTATGGTACACATTTTTTGCTGCGTGGTGCGCAATCAGCGCATTCGTATCAACAAGAATCTTCCGCCGTTCCCTTGCATATACTCAGGCCGAATGGAATACGATCCGTTTTCACGGACTCGGTGCCGAGATGCTGCGAGGATGGATCTCCGGCTGGCAGGTCTTTATGAATATGTTCATTCTCGGATGGGTCGGCATTGCAATGGGAAAGGTCTGCAACTATCTCTTCGGATGGGATTTATGGATCGGTCTGGTCCTCTTCTCATCACTCTGCGCAATCTACGTTCTAGCCGCCGGATACTGGGGAGTTATAATGGCCGACTTCCAGCAGGGAATAATTGCGTTTCTTATGATATTGATCGTATCGGCTTGGGGAATAATGGCCGCCGGCGGTCCTATAGAAATTGCCGATAAACTAACGGCAATGGGAGAAGGCTGGCGCATGAATCCATTTGCATTCACCGGTTGGTTCGATGGAGAATTCCCCGTCGCATGGTTTATTACGATGATGTTTATTGCCGTTATTGGCGGATTCGGTATGGGAACAAGCATCGACTGGTATGTTGAAGCTCAGCGGATCCAGAGCGCTAAGTCTGTCCGCGACGCAAGCTACAGCATCTGGTGGGGAACGGCCCTTGTGCTTACGCGTAATTCAGTCTGGGCTGCGGCAATTCTAGCTTTCTATGTAATCTCACCTAATATTCCAACACAGGCGGAATACGAGCTCGGCTGGTTCCGTCTCGGATTTGAATATTTACCCGTTGGATTGATCGGATTTTTCTTCGCGGCTTTAATTGCGATTCACGTCTCTACAATTGCATCGCACCTGAACCTCGGCGCAATGTATTTTACACGCGATCTGTATCTTCACTATTTCAAACCGAAGGCAACCGAGAAAGAACTTGTATGGGTTGGAAGAGTTGCAACATTAATTCTTCTTCTAGGTTCCTTCTTTTACGGATTGATGATGGAGGATATTACATCGTGGCTTATCTTTGCATTGTGGCTAATGGCCGCAGGAATCTGGCTGCCGAATATTCTTCAGGTTGTCTGGTGGAGGTTTAATGCATGGGGATACTTATCCTCATGGATTGCAAACCTCGGATTGAGCTGGCTTGTAGTGTGGATACTTCCACACTGGGATGTAATTCCTCCTCTTCCTGATTATCAGCAGTTCTGGTTATTGATGCTTCTTGGGGCGCTAGTTTTTCTCCCAGTTACATTACTTACCAAACATGAACCGATGGAGCATTTAATAAAATATTATGTTCAGGCTCGTCCAATCGGATGGTGGGGACCTGTAAAAAGAGAAGCGCAGAAACTCGGATTGCTTGGACATATTGAAATAAAAAAAGAAGGAGGCAGATAA
- a CDS encoding PQQ-dependent sugar dehydrogenase gives MKRLLYLSIASIILITGCKPSNAQVQIMPAFPNLSFEQPVDIQYPDDGTNRLFVVSQPGVIYLFENNNDVRTKKVFLDIRDKVLFGGEQGLLGLAFHPDYRNNGFFYINYTTSNPRRTVVSRFRVSQSDPDAADRSSELILLQADQPYSNHNGGQTSFGPDGYLYISLGDGGSGGDPQNNAQNLKSLLGKILRIDVNNTSGGLNYSIPDDNPLKGNSNGLKEEIYAWGLRNVWKFSFDPEDSRLWAADVGQNAWEEINIIAKGQNYGWRIMEGNHCFNPPSNCNTANLTLPVWEYGHNDQGGYSITGGYVYQGSSVPELKGKYIYGDFVSGRIWALDFKSGTVSNELLFSTNHAISTFGLDQNKTLYFANYTTGRLYKFTSTSASVGALSLPPDYKLYQNYPNPFNPSTRITYQIPDEGDVTLKVYDSLGTEIATLVDENKSPGFHSVLFDSNNLKSRSSIASGVYFYNLSFINKFDSFAGKYSQTRKFILMK, from the coding sequence ATGAAAAGGTTACTTTATTTATCGATAGCATCGATTATTCTGATAACCGGATGCAAACCATCAAACGCACAGGTTCAGATAATGCCCGCTTTTCCGAATCTCAGTTTTGAGCAGCCGGTGGATATTCAATATCCGGATGACGGCACAAACCGGCTCTTCGTTGTATCCCAGCCCGGTGTCATATACCTGTTTGAGAATAATAACGATGTAAGAACTAAAAAAGTATTCCTGGATATCCGGGATAAGGTACTGTTCGGCGGAGAACAGGGATTGCTGGGACTCGCCTTCCACCCCGACTACAGGAACAACGGCTTCTTCTATATAAATTACACAACCAGTAATCCGCGGAGGACTGTAGTATCACGATTCCGGGTAAGCCAGTCCGATCCCGATGCTGCGGATCGTTCAAGCGAACTGATTCTGCTGCAGGCAGATCAGCCCTATTCAAATCATAACGGAGGACAGACTTCATTCGGGCCGGATGGTTATCTTTATATCTCGCTAGGAGACGGCGGCTCCGGCGGGGATCCCCAGAACAATGCACAGAACCTTAAATCGCTGCTCGGAAAGATCCTGCGGATCGACGTGAATAATACTTCCGGCGGATTAAATTACTCTATACCAGACGACAATCCTTTAAAAGGGAACTCAAACGGATTAAAGGAAGAGATTTATGCCTGGGGATTAAGGAATGTATGGAAATTCAGTTTTGATCCGGAGGATTCGAGATTATGGGCTGCTGATGTAGGGCAGAATGCGTGGGAGGAGATTAACATTATAGCTAAGGGGCAGAATTACGGTTGGAGAATTATGGAAGGGAATCATTGTTTCAATCCCCCTTCAAATTGCAACACGGCTAATTTAACTCTGCCGGTCTGGGAATACGGTCACAATGATCAGGGCGGGTATTCGATAACAGGGGGTTATGTTTATCAAGGTTCTTCTGTACCGGAACTGAAGGGTAAATACATTTACGGGGATTTTGTATCGGGCAGAATCTGGGCGCTCGATTTCAAGAGCGGAACAGTCTCAAACGAGCTTCTCTTCTCAACCAATCATGCTATATCAACATTCGGATTGGATCAGAACAAAACTTTATATTTTGCAAATTACACGACCGGTAGGCTCTATAAATTCACAAGCACTTCGGCCAGTGTCGGCGCTTTATCATTACCGCCGGATTATAAATTATACCAGAACTATCCGAATCCATTTAATCCTTCCACAAGAATCACCTATCAGATTCCGGATGAAGGGGATGTTACATTGAAAGTTTATGATTCGCTCGGAACTGAGATCGCAACATTAGTCGATGAGAATAAATCCCCCGGATTTCATTCTGTTCTATTTGATTCAAATAATCTGAAAAGCAGGTCCTCTATTGCAAGCGGAGTCTATTTTTATAATCTATCATTTATAAACAAGTTTGATTCGTTTGCCGGGAAATACTCGCAGACCAGAAAGTTTATCCTGATGAAATAG
- a CDS encoding HU family DNA-binding protein — MAMTKSQILAHLAAKTGVSKKVAGEFMGELVKLAYKEAKKSFVLPGLGKLVLVDRKARQGRNPKTGETITIPAKKVVKFRIAKQAKDAILVYKA; from the coding sequence ATGGCAATGACAAAAAGCCAAATTTTAGCTCATCTTGCTGCAAAGACCGGTGTTAGCAAAAAAGTAGCCGGTGAATTTATGGGCGAATTAGTAAAACTTGCGTACAAAGAAGCAAAAAAATCATTCGTTCTTCCAGGATTGGGAAAATTGGTTTTGGTTGACAGAAAAGCCAGACAGGGAAGGAATCCGAAAACAGGCGAAACAATTACAATCCCTGCAAAGAAGGTTGTTAAATTCAGAATTGCAAAACAAGCTAAAGATGCTATCTTAGTTTATAAAGCATAA
- a CDS encoding TlpA disulfide reductase family protein, which yields MRNFLLAFFIVLFFAGVSSYADEKPKQNSKITVESIDKDKLSRILKDRKGKPLFLNLWATWCVPCREEFPAINKLAEEYKDVEFIGISVDFPEEIESKIIPFLKSQNAKFISYVNGFQGDEELINTLDKDWNGALPATFIYDKNGKKISFLEGKKSYDEFKKEIEKSRKK from the coding sequence ATGAGAAATTTTCTTTTAGCTTTTTTTATTGTTTTATTTTTTGCGGGCGTTAGTTCTTATGCTGATGAAAAACCGAAACAGAACAGTAAAATAACCGTTGAATCCATTGATAAGGATAAACTTTCCAGGATATTGAAAGACCGGAAGGGTAAACCCCTGTTCCTTAATCTGTGGGCAACATGGTGCGTTCCCTGCAGGGAGGAATTTCCCGCAATCAATAAACTGGCTGAAGAATATAAGGATGTTGAGTTTATCGGGATCAGCGTCGATTTCCCCGAGGAGATCGAATCCAAAATCATTCCTTTCCTTAAATCACAAAATGCGAAATTCATCTCTTATGTTAACGGATTTCAGGGGGACGAAGAGCTGATTAATACTCTCGATAAAGACTGGAACGGCGCGCTTCCCGCCACATTCATCTACGATAAGAATGGTAAAAAAATCTCCTTTCTCGAAGGTAAAAAATCGTATGATGAATTTAAGAAAGAGATTGAGAAAAGCAGAAAGAAATAA
- a CDS encoding thioredoxin family protein — translation MKTSNIFFAAIIVFAASFVFAGDVSKVENFKLKDYNGKEHQLSDFKASKAIVIMFVATQCPVSNDYNSRMAEVYNDYKDKGIVFIGINSNKQESIEEIKNHAKENNLAFPILKDEKNVIADKFSASVTPEVYVLNSNFEVLYHGRIDDSRKPNDVKSKDLRKALDEILGGKSVSNTKTKAFGCTIKRVS, via the coding sequence ATGAAAACATCAAATATATTTTTTGCAGCAATCATTGTTTTTGCCGCCTCTTTTGTATTTGCCGGCGATGTATCGAAAGTTGAAAACTTCAAGCTGAAGGATTACAACGGCAAAGAACATCAGCTCAGCGATTTCAAAGCTTCTAAAGCAATTGTTATTATGTTTGTCGCTACGCAGTGCCCGGTATCGAATGATTATAACTCCAGAATGGCTGAAGTCTATAATGATTATAAGGATAAGGGAATTGTTTTTATAGGTATTAATTCCAATAAACAGGAAAGCATTGAAGAAATTAAGAATCATGCAAAAGAGAATAACCTTGCATTCCCTATTCTAAAAGACGAAAAAAATGTAATTGCAGATAAATTTTCTGCATCTGTCACTCCGGAAGTTTATGTTTTGAACAGTAATTTTGAAGTTTTATATCACGGTAGAATTGATGATTCAAGAAAGCCGAACGACGTTAAATCGAAAGATCTTCGCAAAGCGCTTGATGAAATTCTCGGCGGTAAATCGGTTTCAAATACTAAAACAAAAGCATTCGGATGTACAATTAAAAGAGTATCGTAA
- a CDS encoding alpha-amylase family glycosyl hydrolase produces the protein MRSKILFVLLIFSIGLQAQTIVTTNPQYPTETDNITLTFDVTNANPSDKPSLSGYNTGDAYAHTGVTVKIGTGNNNRWQHVIERWNDNATQPKLTRLGTNTYQLVINNPRTYYPNVLSNEKIVELCFVIRSSDGNRKTEDIFISLYEPGISVVINSPAVSVDFGDPMRSPAFAKSGETLNISATGAAVGTTTAGMKLFVNGVEKASTNNATIEYQFIADQYPAGRNDVKIIATGITGDKDSSAFVILRNPEINNAPLPAGNIHGINYNGNEVTLALFAPYKEFVYLIGDFNDWKVDVNYQMNRYEPKADSVIWWITLSNLTPLQEYAYQFLIDGSLRIYDPYTDKILDPSYDSGISATVYPNLKYYPSQKTSGIVSVLQTGQTPYNWRIPVFERPAKEILIVYEMLVRDFVATHSYKTLIDTLSYFKKLGVNAIELMPVSEFDGNDSWGYNPTTYFAPDKYYGTKDDLKKFIDACHENGIAVILDIVLNHAYNNNSMAQMYWNSGRPAANNPWFNVQSNFDNPDAQWGNDFNHESVHTKYFIDRVLEYWLTEYKFDGFRFDFTKGIGNRKKTLSDPWGSNYDPDRIRLLKRIVDKIWSYDPTAIMIFEHLAVDQEDRELAHYGNGILMWGNMNYNYNEATMGFHDGGKSNFQGISYKSRGWTKPHLIGYMESHDEQRLMFKNLQFGNISGNYNIKNLQTALNRIKLAAAFFLTVPGPKMIWQFGELGYDISIDQNGRLGRKPLPWSDGLNYYSNADRKSLFNTFAALTRLKKAYDVFSTDNYTMSVSSALKKIQLNHTTMNATILGNFDVTAGNINPTFQSAGWWYEFFSGDSLNVTDVNALINLQPGEYRLYTSKKLVPFNIITDIKENEPEISTAFQLNQNYPNPFNPSTVISYQLAVGGQVQLKIYDALGREVATLVNEFKPEGNYNYTFSISNYSLPSGIYFYRLSSNGSVKTKKMVYLK, from the coding sequence ATGCGTTCAAAAATCCTATTCGTTCTATTAATCTTTAGTATTGGCTTACAAGCTCAGACAATAGTTACGACCAATCCTCAGTATCCAACCGAGACAGATAATATTACACTTACATTCGATGTAACAAATGCTAATCCTTCTGACAAACCTTCTCTCTCTGGATATAATACCGGCGATGCATACGCACATACGGGAGTGACTGTGAAGATCGGGACTGGAAATAATAATAGATGGCAGCATGTAATTGAAAGATGGAACGATAATGCAACTCAACCCAAACTAACGAGACTTGGAACAAATACATATCAATTAGTAATCAATAATCCGCGCACATATTATCCCAATGTTTTATCAAACGAAAAAATAGTTGAATTGTGTTTCGTAATTCGAAGCTCCGATGGTAATCGTAAAACTGAAGATATTTTTATTTCTCTATACGAACCAGGAATTAGTGTTGTAATCAATTCACCTGCAGTATCAGTCGATTTCGGTGATCCGATGCGCTCCCCTGCTTTCGCGAAATCCGGCGAGACTCTTAACATTTCCGCTACCGGCGCTGCAGTAGGAACTACAACAGCCGGTATGAAATTATTCGTTAACGGGGTTGAGAAAGCTTCCACAAACAATGCAACAATTGAATACCAGTTTATAGCGGATCAATATCCGGCGGGCAGAAACGATGTTAAGATTATCGCGACAGGTATTACGGGTGATAAGGATTCTTCCGCGTTTGTAATTCTAAGGAATCCGGAAATTAACAATGCGCCTCTTCCAGCCGGCAACATTCACGGAATCAATTACAACGGTAACGAAGTTACTCTGGCTCTGTTTGCACCTTATAAGGAATTTGTATATCTGATCGGCGATTTCAACGACTGGAAAGTTGACGTAAACTATCAGATGAACAGATACGAGCCGAAGGCCGACAGCGTAATATGGTGGATAACTCTCTCGAATCTCACGCCTCTGCAGGAATATGCCTACCAGTTCCTTATAGACGGTAGTTTAAGAATCTATGATCCTTACACTGATAAGATACTCGATCCATCTTACGACTCCGGAATCTCTGCGACAGTTTACCCCAATCTAAAATATTATCCTTCACAGAAGACAAGCGGAATAGTTTCGGTTCTTCAGACCGGTCAGACTCCCTACAACTGGCGGATTCCTGTTTTCGAGCGGCCCGCTAAAGAGATACTGATAGTTTACGAAATGCTGGTGCGCGATTTTGTTGCCACCCATTCGTATAAAACGCTTATCGATACGCTAAGCTACTTTAAGAAGCTCGGAGTTAATGCAATTGAGCTGATGCCGGTTTCCGAATTCGACGGGAACGACAGCTGGGGTTATAACCCGACCACCTACTTTGCGCCCGACAAGTATTACGGAACAAAGGACGATCTTAAAAAATTCATCGATGCCTGCCATGAGAACGGCATCGCGGTAATACTGGACATAGTTCTTAACCACGCCTACAATAATAATTCGATGGCGCAGATGTACTGGAACAGCGGAAGACCCGCAGCTAATAATCCCTGGTTCAATGTTCAATCCAACTTTGACAACCCCGATGCTCAGTGGGGCAACGATTTTAATCACGAAAGTGTTCATACAAAATATTTTATTGACCGTGTGCTTGAATACTGGCTTACCGAATACAAATTCGACGGCTTCCGTTTCGACTTCACAAAAGGAATCGGCAACAGGAAAAAGACTTTATCCGATCCCTGGGGCAGCAATTACGACCCAGACAGAATACGATTACTGAAACGGATAGTAGATAAAATCTGGTCGTACGATCCAACTGCTATCATGATCTTTGAGCATCTGGCGGTCGATCAGGAGGACAGAGAACTCGCGCATTACGGCAACGGTATCCTGATGTGGGGCAACATGAACTATAATTACAACGAAGCGACAATGGGATTTCATGACGGCGGCAAATCGAATTTTCAGGGAATATCATATAAATCGCGAGGATGGACTAAACCGCACCTGATCGGTTATATGGAAAGTCATGACGAACAAAGGCTTATGTTCAAGAACCTTCAATTCGGTAACATCTCCGGCAATTACAATATAAAGAATCTGCAGACCGCATTGAACAGGATAAAGCTGGCCGCCGCATTCTTTCTTACTGTGCCGGGTCCAAAAATGATCTGGCAGTTCGGTGAACTCGGGTACGATATTTCAATCGATCAGAATGGCAGGTTAGGCAGGAAGCCGCTTCCGTGGAGTGACGGACTGAATTATTATTCCAATGCTGATAGAAAAAGTCTGTTCAATACATTCGCGGCATTAACACGGCTTAAAAAAGCTTACGACGTTTTTTCAACCGATAACTATACCATGAGTGTTTCAAGTGCACTAAAAAAGATTCAGCTTAACCATACAACTATGAACGCAACTATACTCGGAAATTTCGATGTAACGGCTGGAAACATTAATCCGACTTTCCAATCGGCCGGATGGTGGTATGAATTCTTTTCAGGAGACAGTCTGAATGTGACGGACGTAAATGCACTCATAAACCTCCAGCCCGGAGAATACAGGTTATACACCTCTAAGAAGCTGGTGCCATTCAATATCATAACAGATATTAAGGAGAATGAGCCGGAGATAAGCACCGCATTTCAATTGAATCAGAATTATCCGAATCCATTTAATCCGAGCACCGTTATCAGTTATCAGTTAGCGGTCGGCGGTCAAGTACAATTAAAAATTTATGATGCGCTTGGCAGAGAAGTCGCAACGCTTGTTAACGAATTCAAGCCTGAAGGTAATTACAATTATACATTCTCGATTTCCAATTATTCATTGCCGAGCGGTATTTATTTCTACAGACTGTCATCGAACGGATCGGTTAAGACAAAGAAAATGGTATATCTAAAATAA